In Zygosaccharomyces rouxii strain CBS732 chromosome F complete sequence, a single window of DNA contains:
- a CDS encoding uncharacterized protein (weakly similar to uniprot|Q03656 Saccharomyces cerevisiae YMR216C) has protein sequence MTSVTVTSLAQSIYSGSSETLNEVDDEIVVEGNGVILESDSDSTVIGKNYSVDELYLEEPLSDYCLGGYHRGYVGEALGPDDRYVLLRKLGWGGYCTVWLAHDKRHNRHVAIKIHKSSSEYSYAARKELQILRKIQSVARSSSHPGSPHIVELLDAFAHLGPHGLHVCLVFEPLNESLLSLLGQCHQGATCNLKEVGTSCVKDGLPLELVKEVTRQVLLALDFLHKECGIVHSDIKPENVMLEFPELPNKWDVVKFLHEYSLQEQKRNGDDFIKFTVSKPLPSPLFHTFTEDLDGFSKPDFAQACGKHWKDFFKVKLVDFGNACPLTNKTQGYNVQTFEYRAPEIFLQYPEWGYAADVWSTACLFSEMCTARYLFRTENNWPQASSQLELFSTTLGPASGAFLDKCILFKNYEHCVKNRQFRSISENFKEELGMERLLAQRIEQFLMPMLQWDPAERADAMTCANHPFLRNENLISIGKLKGAITKPLLTKTPLTKSFKKFLRAGSILN, from the coding sequence ATGACTAGCGTAACGGTAACTTCGCTAGCTCAATCTATTTATTCCGGATCCTCCGAGACGTTGAATGAggttgatgatgaaattgttgtGGAAGGTAATGGTGTAATTCTTGAGAGTGATAGTGATAGTACGGTTATTGGTAAGAATTATTCCGTTGATGAACTGTACTTAGAGGAACCTTTAAGTGATTACTGTCTTGGGGGCTATCATAGAGGTTACGTCGGAGAGGCTTTGGGCCCTGATGATCGGTACGTCCTACTGAGGAAACTCGGTTGGGGTGGTTACTGCACTGTATGGTTGGCACATGATAAGCGCCACAACAGGCATGTGGCAATTAAAATTCACAAATCAAGTTCTGAGTATTCTTATGCTGCTCGTAAGGAACTGCAAATTTTAAGAAAGATTCAAAGTGTTGCCAGAAGTAGTTCACATCCAGGGTCCCCTCACATAGTTGAGCTATTAGATGCGTTTGCTCATTTGGGACCTCATGGTTTGCACGTTTGCCTCGTTTTTGAACCATTAAATGAGTCTCTGTTGTCGTTGCTGGGACAGTGTCATCAGGGAGCTACATgcaatttgaaagaagtcGGTACTAGTTGTGTTAAGGATGGTTTACCTCTAGAATTGGTTAAGGAGGTCACGAGACAGGTGCTCTTGGCTTTAGATTTCTTACACAAGGAATGTGGAATTGTTCATTCCGATATCAAGCCTGAAAATGTGATGTTGGAGTTTCCTGAATTACCCAATAAATGGGATGTGGTTAAATTTTTGCACGAGTATTCATTGCAAGAACAGAAGCGTAATGGGGATGATTTTATAAAATTTACTGTATCGAAACCATTACCTTCACCACTTTTTCATACCTTCacagaagatttagatGGTTTTTCAAAGCCCGATTTTGCACAAGCTTGTGGAAAACATTGGAAGGATTTCTTTAAAGTTAAATTAGTCGATTTTGGTAATGCATGCCCCCTAACGAACAAAACACAAGGCTACAATGTGCAGACTTTTGAGTACAGAGCACCCGAAATCTTCTTGCAATACCCTGAATGGGGGTACGCAGCTGATGTTTGGTCAACAGCATGTCTTTTTTCAGAAATGTGCACTGCGCGTTATCTTTTTAGAACTGAAAATAATTGGCCACAAGCTTCATCACAGCTGGAACTGTTTTCTACTACTCTGGGTCCTGCATCGGGTGCATTTCTTGACAAGTGCATTTTGTTTAAGAATTATGAACATTGTGTGAAGAATCGTCAGTTCAGGTCAATATCTgagaatttcaaagaagaattgggtATGGAACGTTTGCTAGCTCAACGAATcgaacaatttttgatgcCAATGTTACAATGGGATCCAGCTGAAAGAGCAGATGCTATGACTTGCGCTAATCATCCATTTTTACGcaatgaaaatttgattaGTATTGGTAAACTGAAGGGCGCAATAACGAAACCGTTGTTAACGAAAACTCCATTGACTAAgtctttcaaaaaatttttgaggGCAGGTTCCATTTTAAATTGA
- the CWC27 gene encoding putative peptidylprolyl isomerase CWC27 (weakly similar to uniprot|Q02770 Saccharomyces cerevisiae YPL064C) has protein sequence MSIEPSTSSKCIINTSKGRIDVELWARELPNTTKIFLESCQGQKLQRFDGVRSNGTVTIVGGSPDKKLDYERHARIRGCRRGSVGYDRNVNQWFFASQECSIEDDSWILIGKIVGESNYVLRRIVGESQLDDRGKFVYPPIVNKTEVTVPHFDLGTLPQVGPNLPKEEKPRFFKRGNAKVKLSYEEEEEEEDYERDAVPLKKIKPPPGVKDKGKNDPSTKTQALKEKEPTEEISLREKETLALLSQFQQRQKGRDNILNRRP, from the coding sequence ATGAGCATAGAACCAAGTACTAGTTCTAAATGTATAATAAATACCAGTAAGGGTCGAATTGATGTTGAGCTATGGGCTCGTGAGTTGCCTAATACTACAAAAATCTTCTTAGAGTCGTGCCAAGGGCAAAAGTTGCAAAGATTTGATGGTGTGAGATCAAATGGTACAGTGACGATAGTAGGCGGTAGTCCTGACAAGAAGCTAGATTACGAACGACATGCACGTATACGTGGTTGTCGTAGGGGTAGCGTTGGCTACGACAGAAATGTAAACCAGTGGTTTTTTGCCAGTCAAGAGTGTTCGATAGAAGATGATTCATGGATTTTGATCGGTAAGATAGTTGGCGAATCCAACTACGTGCTAAGAAGAATTGTAGGTGAAAGTCAGTTGGATGACCGTGGGAAGTTTGTATATCCACCAATAGTGAACAAAACTGAAGTTACAGTTCCTCATTTTGATTTGGGAACTTTACCACAGGTGGGACCAAACCTAcccaaagaagaaaaaccaagatttttcaaGAGAGGTAACGCTAAGGTCAAATTAAgttatgaagaagaagaagaagaagaagattatGAACGAGATGCTGtacctttgaaaaaaatcaaaccACCACCAGGTGTCAAAGATAAAGGTAAGAATGATCCTTCCACCAAAACGCAGGCGttaaaggaaaaggaaccAACAGAAGAAATATCTTTACGGGAAAAAGAGACGTTAGCTTTATTGTCCCAATTTCAGCAGCGCCAAAAAGGCCGTGATAACATTCTAAACCGCCGCCCATAA
- the TIM50 gene encoding protein translocase subunit TIM50 (similar to uniprot|Q02776 Saccharomyces cerevisiae YPL063W TIM50 Protein of the inner mitochondrial membrane required for import of mitochondrial matrix proteins) encodes MLALRRSTTLLGRVATNATLVRPMPRRLNFGTFSSVMQKKQQDGKDEKPQSILSEDLLAKAGFDLDDPSNQHQQKSQEGDSEAGKGAAGASESGRGDDKKKRRKRQSSTDIKRERYANWFYIFTFASLAGVGLYMTRDWEEGDSKEVRQGVDNGYTAQLMYQRFMTRIHNMFSYFQEPPFPDLLPPPPPPPYQRPLTLVITLEDFLVHSEWSKKYGWRTAKRPGCDYFLGYLSQYYEIVLFSSNYMMYSDRICEKLDPIHAFISYNLFKEHCVYKDGIHIKDISKMNRDVGKVVMIDTDPNCYKSQPENAIPAKPWDGTPDDGLLQLIPFLEYLATQQVNDVRPILSSFQDKSKIPTEFTQRVEKLKAKFFADHRAKTQDNWALTLLGVAPSASSVKFPLDMIREEGEKNYIRFMQLIEEEKEKIRIQQEQLGGQTFTLKDYVEGNIPSPEEQVKMQLEKQQEVEQLYEQRKKEKAEQKRQQQLQQQQN; translated from the coding sequence ATGTTGGCCCTTAGACGTTCGACCACATTATTGGGTCGAGTCGCTACCAATGCAACATTGGTGAGACCAATGCCAAGACGCTTAAATTTTGGTACTTTTAGTTCTGTAATGcaaaagaaacaacagGATGGTAAGGATGAAAAGCCGCAATCAATTCTAAGCGAGGATCTACTGGCAAAGGCTGGATTTGATCTTGATGATCCTAGTAACCAGCATCAGCAGAAATCCCAAGAAGGTGACAGTGAGGCTGGTAAGGGTGCCGCTGGCGCTAGTGAGAGTGGTCGTGGTGATGATAAGAAGAAGCGTAGAAAAAGACAGTCATCCACTGATATTAAACGTGAAAGGTATGCAAATTGGTTCTACATCTTCACGTTTGCATCTTTGGCAGGTGTAGGTCTGTATATGACAAGAGATTGGGAAGAAGGAGATTCCAAAGAAGTGAGACAGGGAGTTGATAATGGCTATACAGCACAATTGATGtatcaaagatttatgACACGTATCCACAATATGTTTAGCTATTTCCAAGAACCACCTTTCCCCGACCTCTtgccaccaccaccaccaccaccataCCAAAGACCATTGACCTTGGTTATTACATTGGAAGATTTCTTGGTTCACAGTGAATGGTCTAAAAAGTATGGTTGGAGAACCGCTAAGCGTCCTGGCTGTGACTATTTCCTTGGTTACCTTTCTCAATACTATGAAATTGTTCTCTTTTCCTCCAATTACATGATGTACTCTGACAGaatttgtgaaaaattggatccaatCCATGCGTTCATCTCTTAcaaccttttcaaagaGCATTGTGTTTATAAGGATGGTATTCACATCAAGgatatttcaaagatgaataGAGATGTAGGTAAAGTTGTCATGATTGATACTGACCCTAATTGCTACAAATCACAACCTGAAAATGCTATACCTGCCAAACCATGGGATGGTACACCGGATGATGGTCTGTTGCAATTGATCCCCTTCTTGGAATATTTGGCTACTCAACAAGTTAATGACGTTAGACCAATCTTGTCCAGTTTCCAAGATAAGTCAAAGATTCCAACCGAGTTTACCCAACGtgtggaaaaattgaaggcCAAATTTTTTGCAGATCACCGTGCCAAGACTCAAGATAATTGGGCTCTTACGCTGCTAGGTGTTGCACCTTCTGCATCAAGTGTTAAATTCCCATTAGATATGATCcgtgaagaaggtgaaaagaaCTACATCCGTTTCATGCAGTTGATcgaagaagagaaagaaaaaatccgtatacaacaagaacaacttGGTGGTCAAACTTtcactttgaaagattacGTAGAAGGTAACATACCATCCCCAGAAGAACAGGTGAAGATGCAATTAGAGAAACAGCAAGAAGTGGAACAACTTTATGAACAACgtaagaaagaaaaagctGAACAAAAGAGACAACAACAgctacaacaacaacaaaactAA
- the RGL1 gene encoding Rgl1p (similar to uniprot|Q12194 Saccharomyces cerevisiae YPL066W Hypothetical ORF) gives MTHPVISLKPSYNSVIRGCPGLPDTLPRIECELRIRSNDGKAFRIDKIEVVLKGIESLLNGHHSFAPKSKVEKVTVHYKKNIKMSEKKIVGIDIPLTIGLPEDVKETNFNSSFGSSITLLECTVRYNGLEDPQVFAQAVNVEKYTIVPNPKRFPSVSRQVSSPDRKFSVDYTVVNPCVSVDDNLNLQLEIRPNGKVIGDSSSNSLFGKKFTKLKAVVVGLKECLEILDPATGFGETRENVLREMVHTFDERISSNGIKLKLEMPVQARIGLFGEFESSLQEPDMLHRIGPQAVSHLPSTRLLQTKTHGSSGIPFQYHSSITTTGGSLFRITHSAAVKVKISSGKSFHLNHLIDISPWTQQQLKGLDQLVTHEKETAKFARQFYDNFGGITRKNKPTMSHSPAVVEYPPLPPVVYPNDNETLRKLDIKYANVGSFSHRIPLLE, from the coding sequence ATGACACATCCTGTAATATCTCTAAAGCCCAGTTACAACTCTGTAATTCGTGGTTGTCCTGGTTTACCAGACACTTTACCTCGAATTGAGTGTGAATTAAGGATTAGATCCAACGATGGCAAGGCATTCCGTATCGACAAAATAGAAGTGGTGTTGAAAGGTATAGAATCATTACTGAATGGGCATCATTCATTTGCGCCAAAATCTAAGGTGGAAAAAGTCACAGTTCATTATAAGAAGAACATCAAGATGTctgaaaagaagattgtTGGTATCGATATACCACTAACGATCGGTCTACCAGAGGATGTTAAGGAGACAAATTTTAACTCGAGTTTTGGGAGTAGTATTACACTTTTAGAATGCACAGTGAGGTATAACGGTTTGGAAGATCCTCAAGTGTTTGCTCAGGCAGTAAACGTTGAGAAATATACTATTGTGCCTAATCCTAAACGGTTTCCTAGTGTGTCTAGACAAGTCTCTTCACCAGATCGTAAGTTTTCTGTTGATTATACAGTGGTTAACCCATGTGTAAGCGTAGATGATAATCTAAACTTACAGTTAGAGATTAGACCTAATGGTAAGGTTATCGGTGATAGTTCCTCCAATTCATTGTTTGGTAAAAAGTTCACAAAACTGAAAGCTGTTGTGGTGGGCTTAAAAGAATGTCTAGAAATATTAGATCCTGCTACTGGATTTGGCGAAACCAGGGAAAATGTGTTACGGGAAATGGTTCATACGTTTGATGAGCGTATAAGTAGTAATGGTATTAAATTAAAGTTAGAAATGCCTGTACAGGCAAGAATAGGTCTCTTTGGAGAATTTGAGTCCTCTTTACAGGAGCCTGACATGTTACATAGAATTGGTCCACAAGCTGTATCCCATTTACCATCTACAAGATTACTACAAACCAAAACCCACGGTTCTTCAGGTATACCTTTTCAATACCATAGCAGCATTACTACTACGGGTGGGAGTCTGTTCCGCATTACACATTCTGCGGCTGTTAAAGTAAAGATCAGTAGTGGTAAAAGTTTCCATTTGAACCACTTGATAGACATCTCCCCGTGGACTCAACAGCAGTTGAAAGGATTGGACCAATTGGTTACCcatgaaaaagaaactgCCAAATTTGCCAGACAGTTTTATGATAATTTCGGAGGGATAACTCGAAAGAATAAACCTACAATGAGTCACTCTCCTGCAGTGGTAGAATACCCCCCACTGCCGCCGGTCGTTTATCCAAACGATAACGAAACTCTGAGAAAGCTTGACATTAAGTATGCCAACGTAGGGTCTTTCTCGCATAGGATACCGCTTCTCGAATAA
- the MCM7 gene encoding DNA replication licensing factor MCM7 (highly similar to uniprot|P38132 Saccharomyces cerevisiae YBR202W CDC47 Component of the hexameric MCM complex which is important for priming origins of DNA replication in G1 and becomes an active ATP-dependent helicase that promotes DNA melting and elongation when activated by Cdc7p-Dbf4p in S-phase), with the protein MNSALPSIQLSVDYQQLSSQIHDFLTHYKEDVVGGARIDEDDDMQEYDNNDGIGKGPKYLQILQKVANRELDTVHIELDDIYRYQGEKFLEGGGDIDLVAVIEENTRHFVDLFSRAIDDIMPLPTKEISYKDDVLDVILTQRRLRNERTVSDRTNEIRNENSMDPNAAPNSMNAALREVVEEEAELFPPNLTRRYFLYFRPLSPHFAKTKKEKNPSRTAMSVREVKGDYLGRLITVRGIVTRVSDVKPAVMVVAYTCDQCGYEVFQEVHSRTFTPLVECTSKECTQNQTKGQLFMSTRASKFSAFQDCRIQELSQQVPVGHIPRSLAVHVNGALVRTLSPGDVVDVTGIFLPSPYTGFKALKAGLLTETYLEGQYVHQHKKKFATFQVTPEVRNQVAEMISQGNIYERLAKSIAPEIYGNLDVKKTLLLLLVGGVDKRVGDGMKIRGDINVCLMGDPGVAKSQLLKSIIKISPRGVYTTGKGSSGVGLTAAVMKDPVTDEMVLEGGALVLADNGICCIDEFDKMDEGDRTVIHEVMEQQTISISKAGINTTLNARTSILAAANPLYGRYNPRLSPLENINLPAALLSRFDILFLLLDMPNKEEDEKLAEHIAFVHMHNRQPDLNFTPIEPSKMREYIAVAKTKRPVMSHTVNEYVVQAYVRLRQDSKREMDSKFSFGQATPRTLLGIVRMAQALAKLRLADSVDFEDVEEALRLIKVSKESLYQDDRRKTTEDENPITKIFTIIKKMAQESSEQYKKALPYDTIVKVVRSRGFTMLQLNNCIQEYSYLNVWHLINEGSVLKFVDDGSMDEGNDATPEAPVGLAQAALAPDAEDAEMQD; encoded by the coding sequence ATGAATTCGGCTCTGCCTTCAATTCAACTGTCGGTTGATTACCAACAGTTGTCCTCACAGATTCATGATTTTTTAACTCATTACAAAGAAGATGTCGTTGGTGGTGCcagaattgatgaagatgatgatatgCAAGAAtatgataataatgatggtATCGGAAAGGGTCCAAAGTATTTACAAATCCTTCAGAAAGTTGCCAATAGAGAATTAGACACTGTACAcattgaattggatgataTCTATAGGTATCAAGGTGAGAAATTTCTcgaaggtggtggtgatatAGATCTAGTAGCTGTTATCGAAGAAAATACCCGTCATTTCGTCGACCTGTTTAGTCGTGCCATTGACGATATTATGCCGTTGCCAACGAAGGAAATCAGTTACAAAGATGATGTTTTGGACGTTATTTTGACTCAGAGAAGGCTAAGAAATGAAAGAACAGTTTCCGATAGAACAAATGAGAttagaaatgaaaattCGATGGACCCCAATGCTGCTCCAAATTCTATGAATGCGGCATTGAGAGAAGTAGTTGAAGAGGAAGCTGAGTTGTTTCCACCAAATTTAACAAGACGTTATTTCCTATATTTCAGACCTCTGTCGCCACATTTTGCCAAAACtaagaaggagaagaatCCCAGTAGGACTGCGATGTCTGTTAGAGAGGTTAAAGGTGATTATTTAGGTCGTTTAATCACCGTAAGAGGAATTGTTACTAGAGTTAGCGATGTGAAACCAGCGGTTATGGTTGTTGCATACACTTGCGATCAATGTGGTTATGAAGTTTTCCAAGAAGTTCATTCAAGAACGTTTACACCACTTGTAGAATGTACTTCCAAGGAATGTACCCAGAATCAAACTAAGGGCCAGTTGTTTATGAGTACTAGGGCATCGAAATTTAGTGCTTTCCAGGATTGTagaattcaagaattgTCACAACAAGTACCGGTTGGACATATCCCACGTTCTTTAGCGGTTCACGTCAATGGTGCTTTAGTGAGGACATTATCCCCTGGTGATGTGGTAGATGTTACTGGTATATTTCTACCATCACCCTACACCGGTTTCAAAGCATTGAAGGCAGGTCTTCTTACAGAGACTTATTTAGAGGGGCAATACGTTCATCAACACAAAAAAAAGTTTGCTACTTTCCAGGTTACTCCAGAAGTTAGAAATCAAGTTGCTGAGATGATCTCTCAGGGGAACATATATGAAAGGTTGGCCAAATCGATTGCACCAGAAATTTATGGAAATTTGGACGTCAAAAAGACCTTATTGCTTTTACTTGTAGGTGGTGTAGATAAAAGAGTTGGAGATGGTATGAAAATTAGAGGTGATATCAACGTCTGTCTGATGGGTGATCCTGGTGTTGCTAAATCTCAATTGTTAAAATCCATCATAAAGATTTCACCTAGAGGTGTTTATACCACGGGTAAAGGTTCTTCAGGTGTTGGTTTAACTGCAGCAGTTATGAAGGATCCAGTTACCGATGAAATGGTTCTTGAAGGTGGTGCTCTAGTGCTTGCTGACAACGGTATTTGttgtattgatgaattcgaTAAAATGGATGAAGGTGATCGTACCGTCATTCACGAAGTCATGGAGCAACAAACTATATCTATCTCTAAAGCCGGTATCAACACGACTTTAAATGCCAGAACATCGATTTTAGCCGCTGCCAATCCCCTGTACGGTAGATATAATCCAAGATTATCACCTTTAGAAAATATCAATTTGCCAGCGGCACTATTGTCAAGATTTgatattttattcttattacTAGATATGCCCAataaagaggaagatgagaaACTGGCAGAACATATAGCTTTTGTTCACATGCATAACAGGCAACCAGATTTAAATTTCACACCTATAGAACCATCCAAGATGAGAGAATACATTGCTGTTGCTAAAACTAAGAGACCTGTAATGAGCCATACGGTCAATGAATATGTAGTCCAAGCCTATGTGAGGTTGAGACAAGACTCTAAGAGGGAGAtggattccaaattttcattcGGTCAAGCTACGCCACGTACTCTATTAGGTATTGTACGTATGGCACAGGCACTTGCTAAACTCCGATTAGCAGATTCtgttgattttgaagatgtcGAGGAAGCTCTTAGACTGATCAAAGTATCCAAGGAATCATTGTACCAGGACGATAGGCGCAAGACTACAGAGGATGAAAATCCTATCACCAAGATCTTTACCATTATCAAGAAAATGGCCCAAGAATCAAGCGAACAGTACAAGAAAGCATTGCCTTATGATACAATCGTCAAAGTGGTACGTTCTCGTGGATTCACCATGCTGCAATTAAACAACTGTATTCAGGAGTACAGTTATTTGAATGTATGGCACTTGATCAACGAAGGTAGCgtcttgaaatttgtcGACGATGGATCCATGGATGAAGGTAACGACGCTACACCTGAAGCTCCCGTGGGCTTGGCACAGGCTGCTCTGGCTCCAGACGCTGAAGACGCTGAAATGCAGGATTAA
- a CDS encoding purine-nucleoside phosphorylase (conserved hypothetical protein), whose amino-acid sequence MLLQSLVTGLAIASATALPFQKDVDSNGTSTAIPAESTFPVGTMNVTSTDGAANGTMMPSSMAPNATAMPSPIAPNATVITTITSAAIQPNGTTVLPGGTTSLSNHTVYQNYTITEAPKPTTYTAVIGGVTKTTTIGTVVETTCIDGVTIETCPVCDAQNSTVTATPANNQTLTYTAVVGGTTETKTVGNQTVTTCVGGTTVETCFNCGPVTSASSTQAPEATSTATVPSCAPPAYFKPKVMIVNMFELEQTQWIEKLELTENITVPMLSPVYPHVHANKNWTIMSFTTGEAESNAAASFTALLSSSLFDFSETYFLISGIAGGSPIETSIGSVTFPKFAVQVGSAYELDSREIPGNWTYGYVNYGDDQPNKYPTQWYGTEVFELNGNLRNRALALANNATLTNLTSDLEKLIHKYNSSYAAVKGPQVVACDTATSDVYWKGFRLAQWAEDTVRTYTNGTAKYCSTQQEDNASLEAILRATKFGLVDYNRVVISRSISDFDRPFNGVNVTQFALNGTLSYAGQSTQIALDNLYNAGLPFVQDVITNWESLYKVNHFNPKNYTGDYFETLGGKKNF is encoded by the coding sequence ATGCTCTTGCAAAGTTTGGTCACGGGCTTAGCTATTGCTTCAGCAACAGCTCtaccttttcaaaaagatgTCGACAGTAACGGTACCAGCACTGCTATTCCTGCAGAATCTACATTCCCAGTTGGTACTATGAATGTGACTTCCACCGACGGGGCGGCTAATGGCACTATGATGCCATCTTCAATGGCACCAAACGCTACTGCGATGCCATCTCCAATCGCACCAAATGCTACTGTCATAACCACAATCACTTCTGCTGCTATTCAACCAAATGGTACTACTGTCTTGCCAGGCGGTACTACCTCTCTTTCTAACCATACCGTTTACCAAAACTATACCATTACCGAAGCTCCTAAACCAACTACTTACACAGCAGTAATTGGTGGTGTGACGAAGACTACTACTATTGGTACTGTTGTTGAAACTACATGTATTGACGGAGTTACTATTGAGACTTGTCCCGTTTGTGATGCTCAAAACAGTACCGTTACAGCAACTCCAGCTAACAACCAGACTTTGACTTACACTGCTGTTGTTGGCGGTACTACCGAGACAAAGACTGTTGGCAATCAAACTGTAACCACTTGTGTTGGCGGTACTACTGTGGAGACTTGTTTCAACTGTGGTCCAGTTACCTCTGCTTCTTCTACTCAAGCACCAGAGGCTACTAGTACTGCCACCGTGCCTTCTTGTGCCCCACCTGCTTATTTCAAGCCAAAGGTTATGATTGTTAACATGTTTGAGTTAGAACAAACTcaatggattgaaaaattagaattgaCCGAAAATATTACTGTTCCTATGCTATCACCAGTATACCCACATGTTCACGCAAACAAGAACTGGACGATCATGTCTTTCACTACCGGCGAAGCTGAATCTAATGCCGCTGCTTCCTTTACCGCTTTGTTATCATCTAGTCTGTTTGATTTTTCCGAAACTTACTTCTTGATCTCTGGTATTGCAGGCGGTTCACCAATTGAAACCAGTATTGGTTCCGTTACTTTCCCTAAGTTTGCAGTTCAAGTTGGTTCAGCTTATGAATTGGACTCCAGAGAAATTCCTGGAAACTGGACCTACGGTTACGTTAACTATGGTGATGACCAACCAAACAAGTACCCAACCCAATGGTACGGTACTGAAgtatttgaattaaatgGAAATCTGCGTAACAGAGCATTGGCTTTGGCTAACAATGCAACTCTAACCAATTTGACCTCCGATTTGGAGAAGTTGATTCACAAGTATAACTCCTCCTATGCTGCAGTCAAAGGTCCTCAAGTGGTTGCATGTGACACTGCAACTTCCGATGTCTACTGGAAGGGTTTCCGTTTGGCTCAATGGGCTGAGGATACCGTTCGTACTTACACCAACGGTACCGCTAAGTACTGTTCGACCCAACAAGAGGACAATGCATCTTTGGAAGCCATTCTAAGAGCTACTAAATTTGGTCTTGTTGATTACAACAGAGTTGTTATCAGCAGAAGTATCTCCGATTTCGACAGACCATTCAATGGCGTCAATGTCACCCAATTCGCCTTGAACGGCACTTTATCTTACGCTGGTCAAAGTACACAAATCGCTCTTGATAACTTGTACAATGCTGGCCTACCATTCGTGCAGGATGTTATCACTAACTGGGAATCCTTATACAAAGTTAACCATTTCAACCCAAAGAACTACACCGGTGACTACTTTGAAACTTTGGGTGGTAAAAAGAACTTCTAA
- the VPS28 gene encoding ESCRT-I subunit protein VPS28 (similar to uniprot|Q02767 Saccharomyces cerevisiae YPL065W VPS28 Component of the ESCRT-I complex which is involved in ubiquitin-dependent sorting of proteins into the endosome involved in transport of precursors for soluble vacuolar hydrolases from the late endosome to the vacuole), giving the protein MQIIPLFEPGVSIRQREVAETLAEVYSIVICVDQVEKMYLKDVIPDESEYNRVTARLLQQYRAIMANNDQDHDFQMAFGGSLQEFCKRYGVIASNGVLRLEKGIPLTTEHAAAAGASKSSTSTASATNAAGAADGSITKDVDRNLQSNSANNGNGAKTTGENLARGIAEATGNFITVMDAVKLGYRTRDQLHPLLAELLLSTNRVARLESRSRGRLVEWLVHVNRLRGQESIDEKAARELLGDLDTAYREFYSALG; this is encoded by the coding sequence ATGCAAATTATTCCCCTATTCGAACCTGGTGTCAGTATCCGCCAACGTGAAGTAGCAGAGACCTTAGCTGAAGTGTATTCCATAGTCATATGTGTGGATCAGGTGGAGAAAATGTATCTCAAGGACGTTATACCTGATGAATCAGAATACAATCGTGTTACCGCCAGGTTATTACAACAGTACAGAGCCATAATGGCTAATAACGATCAGGACCATGATTTCCAAATGGCATTTGGTGgttctttacaagaattcTGTAAGAGATATGGCGTTATCGCCTCCAATGGTGTCTTGAGGTTAGAGAAAGGTATTCCCTTGACTACAGAACatgctgctgctgccgGTGCATCAAAATCGTCAACGAGTACAGCATCTGCTACTAATGCTGCTGGTGCTGCTGATGGTAGTATTACTAAGGATGTAGATCGAAATTTGCAATCTAATTCTGCAAACAATGGAAATGGTGCGAAAACGACGGGAGAGAATTTAGCTAGAGGCATCGCAGAGGCTACCGGTAATTTTATCACAGTAATGGATGCAGTTAAATTAGGGTATCGCACAAGAGATCAATTACATCCACTATTAGCAGAACTACTGTTAAGCACAAATCGTGTAGCACGGTTAGAATCTAggagcagaggaagattGGTAGAATGGCTCGTACATGTAAATCGGCTAAGGGGAcaagaatcaattgatgaaaaggcTGCAAGAGAATTACTTGGAGATCTTGATACTGCTTATAGAGAATTTTACTCCGCACTGGGGTGA